Proteins co-encoded in one Nonlabens agnitus genomic window:
- a CDS encoding bacteriorhodopsin: MNNIENLFDYTVGQFEFIDHLFTMGVGAHLAALVFFLVVSQFVAPKYRIATALSCIVMVSAGLILNSQAAMWTDSFAYVDGSYQLQDLTFSNGYRYVNWMATIPCLLVQLLIVLNLKGKELFSTATYLILAAWGMIITGYVGQLYEVSDLSALMYWGAASTVFFVIMNFIVGKKIGAQKASMLGGTNSTIMKVFWLMMFAWTLYPIAYLVPYFMNSADGVVLRQVLFTVADISSKVIYGLMITYIAVNQSAAAGYVPAQQALGRIGVDHKAA; this comes from the coding sequence ATGAACAATATTGAAAACCTTTTTGACTACACGGTAGGTCAATTTGAATTTATTGACCACCTCTTCACCATGGGTGTAGGTGCACACCTTGCCGCTCTAGTCTTTTTTCTTGTGGTGTCACAATTTGTGGCTCCCAAGTATAGGATAGCAACTGCATTATCTTGTATTGTTATGGTTTCGGCTGGTTTGATTCTTAACAGTCAGGCTGCCATGTGGACAGATTCTTTTGCTTATGTGGATGGATCCTACCAATTACAGGATTTGACATTCTCCAACGGTTATCGCTATGTAAACTGGATGGCCACCATTCCATGTCTTCTTGTGCAATTACTTATTGTATTAAATCTTAAAGGAAAAGAACTTTTCTCTACAGCTACTTATTTGATTCTTGCCGCTTGGGGTATGATCATTACTGGTTATGTAGGACAATTGTATGAGGTAAGTGATCTAAGTGCTTTGATGTACTGGGGTGCTGCGAGTACCGTATTTTTCGTTATCATGAACTTTATTGTTGGTAAAAAGATTGGTGCCCAAAAAGCAAGTATGCTAGGTGGTACCAACTCTACCATCATGAAAGTGTTCTGGTTAATGATGTTTGCATGGACCTTATATCCTATCGCATACCTAGTACCTTACTTTATGAATAGTGCTGATGGTGTCGTATTAAGACAAGTCTTATTTACCGTAGCAGATATTTCCAGTAAGGTAATTTATGGTCTCATGATCACTTACATTGCGGTGAACCAATCTGCAGCAGCTGGTTATGTACCTGCTCAACAAGCACTAGGTCGCATAGGTGTAGATCACAAAGCCGCCTAG
- a CDS encoding DUF2254 domain-containing protein, whose protein sequence is MPTGIALFFALMAIGQISFPFNDEYLPDFLDGIVILEKGDLQFIFAFIIGGIFTLTIFSYTMVMNVLNRSISNYSPRLIPLILSERHHQLILGFTSGTIIYSMIMSIAASGDNVQEFPPLGAFVGVMMSILCVFLFIYFIHSVSQSIHVNYILRKSYDRSLRNQRDLRDLEHLGYHKDTPQNLESWEGVKAKDCGYVQLPDIIDLADFAKDNQAHIYITRLPGTFIYDDEVLIRTSKAFEAKNHNFGRQVSVDSRVPLELNETEIKHLVEVAIKGSSPAINDPGTSLGAINYITQLLIKREQLQGYNCYSKDNEHFVYIPFLANEVLAAFCFEEMWNYMKHDPILVKSIKMAISTLNEAGVSIHHGILK, encoded by the coding sequence TTGCCCACCGGCATAGCGCTATTTTTTGCTCTAATGGCAATAGGTCAAATCAGTTTTCCATTTAATGATGAGTACTTACCAGATTTTCTAGATGGTATCGTGATTCTTGAAAAGGGTGACCTGCAATTTATTTTTGCTTTTATCATAGGCGGTATTTTCACGCTTACGATTTTTAGTTACACCATGGTGATGAATGTACTCAATCGCAGTATCAGTAATTACTCACCTCGTTTGATACCGCTGATTCTATCAGAAAGGCATCATCAATTGATCTTAGGTTTTACCAGTGGAACCATTATCTATTCCATGATCATGTCTATTGCTGCCAGTGGAGATAACGTTCAGGAATTCCCACCACTAGGAGCTTTTGTAGGCGTCATGATGAGCATTTTATGCGTGTTCCTGTTCATTTACTTTATACACAGTGTATCGCAATCCATACATGTCAATTATATCTTGCGTAAAAGCTATGATCGATCCCTGCGCAATCAAAGGGATTTACGGGACTTGGAACACTTAGGCTATCATAAAGACACACCGCAAAATCTGGAATCATGGGAAGGCGTCAAGGCCAAGGATTGTGGCTATGTGCAATTGCCAGACATTATAGATCTAGCCGACTTTGCCAAGGACAACCAAGCCCATATTTACATTACTAGATTGCCTGGAACCTTTATTTACGACGATGAGGTATTGATCAGAACCTCCAAGGCCTTTGAAGCCAAAAACCACAATTTTGGCCGTCAAGTTTCTGTAGATTCCAGAGTCCCATTGGAACTTAATGAGACAGAGATCAAACACTTAGTAGAAGTTGCGATTAAAGGTAGCTCGCCAGCCATCAATGACCCTGGAACCTCGTTGGGTGCGATTAATTACATTACCCAATTACTGATTAAAAGAGAGCAACTCCAAGGATATAATTGTTATAGTAAAGACAATGAACACTTTGTTTATATCCCATTTCTGGCTAATGAAGTTCTGGCTGCCTTTTGTTTTGAGGAGATGTGGAATTACATGAAGCACGATCCCATACTGGTTAAATCCATTAAAATGGCAATTTCTACCTTAAATGAAGCCGGCGTTTCCATACATCATGGTATATTGAAGTAA
- a CDS encoding Brp/Blh family beta-carotene 15,15'-dioxygenase, giving the protein MTYSKVYRYIAGISLLFLLLLFTTSQQTVTPVAQGAAFIAMATLGILHGANDLLIYRRATQQNVSALLFIVFYVLFACVIGVVVYLEPVLGINLFVLLSAFHFGEEHFSWWKEQKNVAFIFWCFFYGLSVFSLLFLTHLSTLEQFLEASNYAPGVLTWSTFFMIPIVVVQVVLGLAHLFLGKVNLLQFLFLELSLVLLYFVFQQLDLFSAFAFYFVLWHSIPSIFSQIKILGLSGWKGFIAYSKHAMPFYLTSILGLFILYYFIGIALLSLTTIVLLGAMTTIPHVILFAYLKVTVQPKN; this is encoded by the coding sequence TTGACTTATTCCAAAGTTTATAGGTACATCGCAGGAATCTCGTTGCTGTTCTTGTTACTTTTATTTACGACATCACAGCAAACCGTCACACCAGTAGCCCAAGGAGCGGCTTTTATTGCTATGGCTACCTTAGGAATCTTGCACGGCGCTAATGATTTGTTGATTTATAGACGCGCCACGCAGCAGAACGTTTCTGCTCTATTGTTCATCGTTTTCTATGTGCTTTTTGCCTGTGTGATAGGTGTGGTCGTTTACCTGGAACCAGTGCTGGGTATCAATTTGTTTGTCTTGTTATCTGCATTTCATTTTGGAGAAGAGCACTTCTCCTGGTGGAAGGAGCAAAAAAATGTTGCCTTTATCTTCTGGTGTTTCTTTTATGGGTTATCCGTTTTTTCTCTATTGTTTTTGACGCATTTATCTACGTTAGAGCAATTCCTGGAAGCCAGTAATTATGCGCCTGGCGTATTGACTTGGAGTACTTTTTTTATGATTCCCATCGTAGTGGTGCAAGTGGTGTTGGGGCTGGCGCATCTATTTTTAGGAAAGGTAAACTTGTTACAGTTCTTATTTCTGGAATTAAGTTTAGTGCTGTTGTACTTCGTTTTTCAGCAGTTGGATTTGTTCAGTGCTTTTGCTTTTTACTTTGTTTTATGGCATAGCATACCATCCATATTTTCCCAGATCAAGATTTTGGGACTTTCTGGTTGGAAAGGGTTTATAGCCTATAGTAAGCACGCCATGCCTTTTTACCTGACCAGTATATTGGGACTGTTTATCCTTTATTATTTTATAGGAATCGCCTTACTATCTTTGACCACTATCGTTTTGCTAGGAGCGATGACCACCATACCGCATGTGATCCTGTTTGCTTATTTAAAAGTGACCGTCCAGCCAAAGAATTAG
- a CDS encoding BLUF domain-containing protein, protein MKMYYSICYLSKSSEDLTKDDIKNLFAYSAEQNNECNVSGILLHAIGRFFQVIEGNERYLKDLYLKIKKDHRHSEIIELFNGPTAHPIFLRYNSKFNIVKSNDDLSRIDQYINENRLHPSSDTLKRILEPFVLMGME, encoded by the coding sequence ATGAAAATGTACTACTCCATTTGCTATTTGAGCAAGTCGTCAGAAGATCTGACTAAGGATGATATTAAAAACTTGTTTGCCTACTCTGCAGAACAGAATAATGAGTGTAACGTTTCAGGAATTCTTTTGCACGCTATAGGACGCTTTTTTCAAGTAATTGAAGGCAATGAGCGGTATCTCAAGGATCTCTATCTAAAAATCAAGAAAGATCATAGACATAGTGAGATCATAGAACTTTTTAATGGCCCAACCGCGCATCCTATTTTTTTGAGATATAACTCTAAATTCAACATCGTAAAGTCAAACGATGACCTCTCTAGAATTGATCAATACATAAATGAAAACCGCCTTCATCCTTCAAGCGATACCTTGAAGCGTATACTAGAACCCTTTGTGCTCATGGGAATGGAATAG
- a CDS encoding S41 family peptidase — MKLFTKWKFSIGILLLPILSVYAQDCDCAESLEKTINTYEADYSLFQYKVTDQNRALYVAHTNVMREKAQKTVSLTDCKLILEQWLDFFRDGHNYVSISAPVELNNEEFPISLTQFKSDYVQSKYDLNPLLGIWQSRGYTVAIVPSPNSIEKAKQFVGVVLESNKDSWNKNDLKFKLTHDFGSTYSAELMMSDHSPKSTKALQISKGRLMFEGAKDEWNKVWPESDLEQTPSEVTLKFNEFHFTEVDGIPYLRFPDFYSVDDKHVDSIMRANHNKLVAADFIIVDVRDNGGGNDSTYYPILPYILSGPIQIPNSGLWMSEGNIQQFFDSSDLKGKPIADFTDEERELYNHIMSLKGTAFFQENEYAYTYKPDTLYANPKKVILLSAGAGSSGETFVYRANQSDKVVVYGQNTGGVVDGFNGLSTDIGCFKLTYPSSFRSRDVQENPIDPYGIAPDVYVDPEIDVLSYAIEHMRQLIKNERTD; from the coding sequence ATGAAGCTATTTACGAAATGGAAATTCAGCATTGGGATCCTCTTGCTGCCAATTTTATCAGTGTATGCACAGGATTGCGATTGTGCGGAATCCTTGGAAAAAACAATCAACACCTACGAGGCAGACTATTCCCTCTTTCAATATAAAGTCACAGATCAAAACAGAGCTCTATACGTCGCCCATACAAATGTTATGCGAGAAAAGGCCCAGAAGACGGTAAGCTTGACAGACTGTAAGCTAATTTTAGAGCAGTGGCTAGACTTTTTTAGAGACGGCCACAACTACGTGAGTATTTCGGCTCCTGTCGAGCTTAACAACGAAGAATTTCCTATTTCGTTAACGCAATTCAAATCTGATTATGTTCAAAGCAAGTACGACTTAAATCCGCTACTGGGTATTTGGCAAAGTAGAGGCTATACAGTAGCCATCGTCCCGAGTCCTAATAGCATTGAAAAAGCCAAACAATTTGTGGGAGTCGTGTTAGAAAGTAATAAAGATTCTTGGAATAAAAATGATCTTAAGTTCAAACTAACTCATGATTTTGGGAGTACGTATAGTGCAGAACTTATGATGAGCGACCATTCGCCTAAATCCACCAAAGCCTTACAAATTAGCAAAGGACGATTGATGTTTGAGGGTGCAAAGGACGAATGGAATAAGGTTTGGCCAGAAAGTGACCTAGAGCAAACACCATCTGAAGTCACTCTTAAATTCAACGAGTTTCATTTTACCGAAGTGGATGGCATCCCTTATCTACGATTTCCTGATTTCTATTCTGTAGATGACAAACATGTCGATAGCATCATGCGTGCGAACCATAACAAGCTGGTAGCTGCAGATTTCATCATTGTGGATGTAAGAGATAATGGTGGCGGCAATGATTCTACCTACTATCCTATTCTACCCTACATTTTGAGTGGTCCCATTCAAATCCCTAATTCAGGACTATGGATGAGTGAAGGCAATATTCAGCAATTTTTTGATTCCAGCGATTTGAAAGGAAAGCCCATAGCAGACTTTACTGATGAAGAACGAGAACTGTACAACCATATCATGTCTTTGAAAGGTACCGCTTTCTTCCAAGAAAACGAATATGCCTATACCTACAAGCCAGACACCTTATACGCCAATCCTAAAAAAGTAATCCTATTAAGTGCGGGAGCAGGTAGCTCTGGAGAAACTTTTGTTTACAGGGCTAATCAAAGTGATAAAGTTGTCGTCTATGGTCAAAATACGGGTGGCGTTGTAGATGGATTCAACGGTTTGTCTACAGATATTGGTTGCTTTAAACTGACCTACCCATCTTCTTTTCGCTCTAGAGACGTGCAAGAAAACCCTATCGACCCTTATGGTATCGCACCAGACGTATATGTGGATCCAGAAATAGATGTACTGTCCTATGCGATAGAACACATGAGACAACTTATCAAAAATGAAAGGACAGATTAA
- a CDS encoding S41 family peptidase, with the protein MKHFIKSYFFLALLLLPFSQTQAQDCDCADSFQITMDTYEKNYSLFQYKVTDENRDLYTAHSDIMLDRAKQAKDLTECITILEKWLEFFRDGHTYIIRSEDKSVETYNENIPITMEEFKSNYAKSASNDNPILGIWKNAGYEVAIIPNPKNNSRERDYIGVILESANPNWKKGDVKFELMNIFGTNYDINYLMGDHTIKQITGEQTDRGVFEIKTLSNWTKLWPEVENVKKPSETERKFDQFHLSYVDNIPYLRLPDFYSVDPEYVDSIMQANHDRIITSEMMIVDVRDNSGGSDATYFPVLPYVLDGPVEMPSNGFWLSDDNTEYLINAMAASKGYSLEEYKQKDKQEYESFINNKGKAYFKGEGTWTFAADTIYKGPRKVIILTDEGVGSSGETFVYRANQSDRVVVYGQNTAGVVDGFNGFPLDLGCFTAVFPTSYRAPDIATNPIDPYGIAPDVYVDKEEDVLSYAIEHMKQLIKNEGKK; encoded by the coding sequence ATGAAGCATTTTATTAAATCTTATTTTTTTTTAGCGCTACTCCTATTGCCTTTTTCACAAACCCAGGCACAAGACTGTGACTGTGCGGACTCCTTTCAAATTACCATGGATACCTACGAGAAAAATTATTCACTATTTCAATACAAAGTCACTGATGAGAATAGAGACCTATACACGGCCCACTCAGACATCATGTTGGATAGAGCAAAACAAGCTAAGGATTTAACGGAGTGTATCACTATACTTGAAAAATGGCTGGAGTTCTTTAGGGATGGTCATACCTATATCATTCGTTCAGAGGACAAATCTGTTGAGACCTACAACGAGAATATTCCAATCACGATGGAAGAATTCAAATCCAACTATGCTAAATCTGCTTCTAATGATAATCCCATACTAGGTATTTGGAAAAACGCAGGCTACGAGGTCGCTATTATTCCAAACCCAAAAAACAATTCTAGAGAACGGGATTATATAGGTGTCATACTAGAAAGTGCAAATCCCAACTGGAAGAAAGGCGATGTGAAATTTGAATTGATGAATATTTTTGGAACCAATTATGACATCAATTACTTGATGGGTGATCATACCATAAAGCAGATCACTGGAGAACAAACAGACCGTGGCGTCTTTGAAATAAAAACACTTAGCAATTGGACAAAACTTTGGCCAGAAGTAGAAAATGTAAAAAAGCCTAGTGAGACCGAACGTAAGTTCGATCAATTCCACCTCTCCTACGTGGATAACATACCGTATCTGAGACTCCCTGATTTCTATTCGGTAGATCCTGAATATGTAGACAGTATCATGCAAGCTAATCATGATAGGATCATTACTTCAGAAATGATGATTGTTGACGTTAGAGATAATTCTGGGGGCAGTGATGCGACCTATTTTCCCGTATTACCTTATGTACTGGACGGTCCTGTTGAAATGCCTTCCAATGGCTTTTGGCTCAGTGATGATAATACAGAATATCTTATCAATGCAATGGCCGCTAGCAAGGGCTATTCACTAGAAGAATACAAGCAAAAGGACAAGCAGGAATACGAGTCTTTTATAAACAATAAAGGGAAGGCTTACTTTAAAGGTGAAGGAACATGGACATTTGCAGCAGACACCATTTATAAAGGGCCCAGAAAGGTCATCATTCTTACCGATGAAGGTGTGGGCAGTTCTGGTGAGACTTTTGTTTACCGGGCTAATCAGAGTGATCGCGTAGTAGTTTATGGACAAAATACTGCCGGAGTGGTCGATGGGTTCAACGGCTTTCCCCTAGACCTGGGATGCTTTACTGCCGTCTTCCCTACCTCGTACAGAGCTCCAGATATCGCTACCAATCCTATCGATCCTTACGGTATCGCACCAGATGTTTATGTGGACAAAGAAGAGGATGTACTTTCCTATGCGATCGAGCACATGAAGCAACTTATTAAAAATGAAGGGAAAAAGTAA
- a CDS encoding DUF6642 family protein, whose amino-acid sequence MSELEVPITDVENFIYCLEVVADIENEETTEVLTILEDIALHQNITSIYKACDTIEGLEESLSYLLYDDHNFKGYEIIYLVLPGEANNLLINGYYYSIEEIAELFEGKMNGKVIHFANKKILDLTDEESQYFLDVTGARAISGYGHPSEKMTSAFTIDRVFFSLFYENDDLKEVVERMFYKHYQLCKLLDFRLYY is encoded by the coding sequence ATGAGCGAACTGGAAGTACCTATCACCGACGTCGAGAATTTTATTTATTGTCTTGAAGTTGTGGCCGATATTGAGAATGAAGAGACGACTGAGGTGCTTACCATTCTAGAGGACATCGCACTACACCAAAACATTACCAGTATCTACAAGGCCTGCGATACCATTGAAGGACTGGAAGAAAGCTTGAGTTATCTGCTTTATGACGATCATAACTTTAAGGGTTATGAGATCATATATCTAGTATTGCCTGGCGAGGCCAATAACCTTTTGATCAATGGATACTACTATAGCATTGAAGAAATAGCCGAACTTTTTGAAGGCAAGATGAACGGTAAGGTGATTCATTTTGCAAACAAAAAGATCCTGGACCTGACTGATGAAGAGTCGCAGTATTTTCTGGATGTTACCGGTGCCCGTGCGATTTCTGGCTATGGGCATCCTTCAGAAAAAATGACCAGCGCCTTCACGATAGATCGGGTGTTTTTTAGCCTGTTCTATGAAAATGACGATCTCAAAGAAGTTGTGGAGCGTATGTTCTACAAACATTACCAGCTTTGTAAATTGTTGGATTTTAGATTGTATTACTAA
- a CDS encoding response regulator: MKERLLIIDDDPIFCYILDKLIKKQDAYSTATFNSALDGLDHLGKMTGEQEVLIFLDINMPEMNGWQFLEALKNVSYNIPIRVAIVTSSIDPEDQKRSSTYDMVSTLLTKPVAANELQNILKSTELSNSSN, encoded by the coding sequence ATGAAAGAGAGATTGCTTATCATAGACGACGATCCCATATTTTGCTACATACTGGACAAACTCATTAAAAAACAAGATGCGTATTCCACAGCAACATTCAATAGCGCTCTGGACGGGCTGGATCATCTTGGTAAAATGACTGGAGAACAAGAAGTTCTTATCTTTCTGGACATCAATATGCCAGAAATGAACGGATGGCAATTTCTAGAAGCATTAAAAAATGTATCGTACAATATCCCTATCCGTGTCGCGATTGTAACCTCATCCATAGATCCCGAAGATCAAAAAAGATCTTCTACCTATGACATGGTCAGCACCTTATTGACAAAACCAGTAGCAGCCAACGAGTTGCAAAACATCTTAAAATCAACAGAATTATCGAATTCTTCCAATTAA
- a CDS encoding response regulator: MRTKLSNYRILIVEDNKGDLLLIQEYLDEYFISSNLVSAKTFAEAKNLLQSPSNAFDIILLDLSLPDLDGMSLLDQMVPLSGDAPIVILTGYSNVPFSSLTLGQGASDYLLKDELTPFSLYKSVVHNIERKKHVQEIENSREEYTDLFELSPQPLIIYNTNDMSIIKVNDAACHLYGYTMEEFSHLNLLDIRPASEESYLRQEFKKITQTDMKSQTYVGVFKHQKKNGEVFTVEAYSNPASRVNENVRVSLINDVSEKLNYIKKIEDQNARLKDIAWIQSHIVRSPLSRIMGLVNLLSDEDLEPTERRFILEKISESSQELDHIIHDITEKASQLKREES; this comes from the coding sequence ATGCGTACCAAATTATCCAATTATAGAATTCTAATTGTTGAAGATAATAAGGGCGATTTACTCCTCATTCAAGAATATCTGGATGAATATTTTATAAGCTCCAATCTAGTTAGTGCCAAAACTTTTGCCGAAGCCAAAAATCTTTTACAGTCACCATCGAATGCTTTTGACATCATTCTATTGGATCTCTCGTTGCCAGATCTTGACGGCATGTCGTTGTTAGATCAAATGGTACCCTTATCAGGTGATGCGCCTATCGTTATTCTTACCGGGTATTCAAATGTCCCTTTTAGTTCGTTGACTTTAGGACAAGGAGCTTCTGATTATTTACTTAAAGATGAGTTGACACCATTTTCTCTTTATAAATCTGTAGTACATAATATTGAACGTAAAAAACATGTACAGGAAATTGAAAATTCTCGAGAAGAATACACTGATTTATTCGAATTGAGTCCGCAACCGTTGATTATTTATAATACCAACGACATGTCCATTATCAAAGTGAACGATGCCGCTTGCCACTTGTATGGATATACTATGGAAGAGTTTTCCCATTTAAATTTACTGGATATAAGACCAGCGTCTGAAGAGTCGTATCTAAGACAGGAATTCAAAAAGATCACGCAAACCGACATGAAGTCTCAAACCTATGTCGGAGTTTTCAAGCATCAAAAAAAGAACGGCGAGGTCTTCACGGTAGAAGCATATAGCAATCCTGCCTCACGGGTGAATGAAAATGTGCGTGTATCATTGATCAACGATGTGTCAGAAAAACTCAATTATATCAAAAAGATTGAAGATCAAAATGCCCGTTTAAAAGATATCGCCTGGATACAATCTCATATTGTTAGATCACCACTTTCCAGAATCATGGGATTAGTTAACTTACTATCTGATGAAGATTTGGAGCCAACAGAGCGCCGATTTATCTTGGAAAAGATTTCAGAATCCAGTCAGGAGCTGGATCACATCATTCATGACATTACAGAAAAAGCATCTCAATTAAAACGGGAAGAATCATGA
- a CDS encoding response regulator — MQNVNILLVEDNEGDILLTTEALEEIKVANNLTVARTGEAAIDLLKEQAASQNKQKPLPDLILLDVNLPRINGHEVLKYIKEHEDLKHIPVIMLTTSSSMDDISKSYRKHVNCYIVKPVESEEFLKAVIQIENFWFNIVKLPSKTD; from the coding sequence ATGCAAAATGTAAACATCCTATTAGTAGAAGATAATGAAGGTGACATCCTGTTGACCACAGAGGCTCTGGAAGAAATCAAAGTGGCCAACAATCTTACGGTAGCTCGCACAGGAGAAGCCGCTATAGATTTATTGAAGGAACAGGCTGCAAGTCAAAACAAGCAGAAACCATTACCAGATCTTATCCTACTGGATGTCAACCTACCTAGGATCAATGGTCATGAAGTTCTCAAGTATATAAAAGAGCATGAAGATTTGAAACACATACCGGTCATCATGTTGACGACCTCATCATCTATGGATGATATTTCAAAATCCTATAGAAAACATGTAAACTGCTATATTGTCAAGCCTGTGGAATCTGAAGAATTTTTAAAAGCGGTGATCCAAATCGAAAACTTCTGGTTCAACATTGTTAAATTACCTTCAAAAACAGATTAG